From a single Nostoc edaphicum CCNP1411 genomic region:
- a CDS encoding tyrosine-type recombinase/integrase, with amino-acid sequence MVGASRNTIGIENFRGFFRLRLPSSIAKGSSRYFSTGISATQENHKKAQIIAWAIEEDIAKGDFDWTLNKYKPQSTTLFQAQEWVWNLEKLWEKYCEFMRSQLSETTYQKDYVRKFANHIRTLPSKDARNAIQIRDYLLAKSSTETTKRVLTYLSACCRWAVKSKLLPINPFDGLATDIKNSKSNTLTAAIDPFSIKERESIITAFEAHKLHKHYVPFTSFLFFTGCRPGEAIALTWQHINPDCTEILFAESYDTRLNIRKTTKTGKSRLFPCNTRLRKLLLEIKPEIFTPTTTVFPSHRGGLINASKFTAQVWRGCQSGKKTYKGIVTRLVETGEVTRYRPPYNCRHTFITECLERGVPVALISRWVGNSPEVIFKHYAGVLTEASVPEF; translated from the coding sequence GTGGTCGGGGCATCCAGGAATACTATTGGTATCGAAAACTTCCGTGGTTTTTTTAGGCTGCGGCTACCATCTTCTATAGCTAAAGGATCGTCTAGGTATTTCAGTACTGGCATATCTGCGACGCAAGAAAACCATAAAAAAGCACAAATTATTGCTTGGGCGATAGAAGAGGATATAGCCAAGGGGGATTTTGACTGGACACTCAATAAATACAAGCCTCAAAGTACAACCTTATTCCAAGCTCAAGAATGGGTTTGGAATTTAGAGAAGCTTTGGGAAAAGTATTGTGAGTTTATGCGATCGCAACTGTCCGAGACGACTTATCAGAAGGACTACGTTCGGAAGTTCGCTAATCATATTAGAACGCTCCCCAGTAAAGATGCTCGGAACGCTATACAGATAAGAGACTATCTTTTAGCTAAATCCTCTACAGAGACTACGAAACGAGTACTTACATACCTATCTGCTTGCTGTCGATGGGCTGTGAAATCAAAACTACTGCCGATCAACCCTTTCGATGGGCTGGCAACTGACATCAAGAACTCTAAAAGTAATACTCTTACCGCTGCTATTGACCCTTTTTCGATTAAGGAACGAGAGTCAATAATTACTGCTTTTGAAGCGCACAAACTACACAAGCACTATGTTCCGTTCACATCTTTCCTTTTCTTCACGGGTTGTCGCCCAGGTGAAGCGATAGCCCTTACTTGGCAACACATTAACCCTGATTGTACAGAGATACTATTCGCAGAAAGCTACGACACGAGGCTGAATATTCGCAAAACCACCAAGACAGGTAAAAGTAGGCTATTCCCATGCAACACAAGATTAAGGAAGTTGCTATTAGAGATTAAGCCAGAAATTTTTACCCCTACTACTACTGTATTTCCGTCCCACCGAGGCGGATTAATAAACGCTAGTAAGTTTACGGCCCAGGTGTGGCGAGGATGTCAGTCTGGTAAAAAAACCTACAAAGGCATCGTTACCAGACTCGTAGAAACTGGGGAAGTTACCCGCTACAGACCGCCATATAACTGTCGCCATACTTTCATCACGGAATGTTTGGAGCGCGGCGTGCCCGTGGCCCTGATTTCTCGTTGGGTTGGGAATTCTCCAGAAGTTATTTTTAAACATTACGCGGGGGTCTTGACTGAAGCTTCAGTCCCAGAGTTCTGA
- a CDS encoding plasmid replication protein, CyRepA1 family has translation MIMNYSCDPKQKQDFYYNNYITEKSQKLDRAKDITSLTGYKAFDEFIRLSYNSGDTAWFKIGNNRFIVGQIDKDGSLGEVWETKGENTERKRTTPHPDGYTFLSDLAKRNYGGVFYIPGKPEEFPLKDYTYASNDIGAEMDDGTEEEQLGRIKFVEELSGLQASLLIGSGGKSKHTHYILTESVDIDRRSYFAKLLCIALIGDPAVTNAHQPMRAPGFLRREIKDNQLREKEQLLEKVGDRYTPEAFSEGMERCFEALDFKFYDEADFSEERWKELKRVLSSKDFNRLKKEIEIKRILSLSEEYLPANTKKKASEEKAAIRKTKAETSKALGFNYIGGGSLVDAVNEWKRTGGRSLFDWSGHNWDGADKRGCCPWHDSTTGTSFWLSELEDGTVLAHCPTCTDNEGIDALTYQYSLQYGTVTHPTGKDWADFAKKVTGFVDAAPFTPTPEEAEDWKEKYERARVEKAIFKFTRKADVEVSSGYLPNLKLSDIPSRHLGLKGDWGIGKTTLISGLCKGYNGKIIQVGHLNALLENTSPKFLCIHHKALKANGDYDSLHSREGSRIAITIDSLASQLDPEKWAWGRKFILILDEVEQVLDYCHHSQNIKSNRLAARAKLIWLIKNAEYIVSSDRDLCDASLDFIEGICGDGKKAYLIHHTEQKGLGRTVKVNTNTTKDVVLERMVWDVRAGKKIAIACENKTDLLMIEKILSQVGVTDKEFFFAHGDNSNEKGVKEVIARINEEYTNYNILGYTMTLGTAVSLEIPHFDKVYGFFTGDAFGAGKQAQMLFRYRIECEIEIWVNPRKRTLEISEEKMLKDLTRSEKENGKFLARFDKLDHLTPLGACPTIDGSIPASEMDWLMHGFGIRARENASMANPSQSLCDLLESAGFDLEIECSEDTVKTLAGEEGREIKKEIKEKDDIAIAHAKLLTDDEYKEALKGSGSLTKEQRNELKKTFLNKETGLEVTPELVKKERTKNFTSAVKMLRIVLGSEEDAIAADLTQAEGKSVGDKKYYSLRRNLFIKLGAVDLIEYLIRGGSYASKGGNSLVKEVANNIRINKSDIKRLLGYKVNTAKITKNAIGGEIDEALQNYKVSDANLVNELLGKLAIKPASKDKRLTTGETFRIYSLDPQNWDEITGVIEHQKTLKNTPKWETFLEAKKAKFLEAESQAGQGQNMAAPPTNFSYIKDQGGAAINQPIEMTIKNEQKPQPLPQAYESKELPDPTVRMMERLAREFDPSLVPSF, from the coding sequence ATGATTATGAATTATAGTTGCGATCCAAAACAAAAACAAGATTTTTATTACAACAATTATATCACAGAAAAGAGTCAGAAGCTAGACAGAGCAAAGGATATAACCTCACTGACGGGTTACAAAGCTTTTGATGAATTTATCCGCCTCAGTTATAACTCAGGCGATACAGCTTGGTTCAAAATCGGCAATAACCGATTCATAGTTGGCCAAATAGATAAAGATGGTAGCTTGGGCGAAGTTTGGGAAACCAAAGGGGAAAACACAGAACGCAAGAGAACCACACCACATCCAGACGGGTACACATTTCTCTCTGATTTGGCAAAGAGAAACTATGGTGGGGTCTTCTATATTCCTGGTAAACCTGAAGAGTTCCCGCTCAAAGATTACACCTACGCCTCTAACGATATTGGCGCGGAGATGGACGACGGGACAGAAGAAGAACAACTCGGACGCATCAAATTCGTAGAGGAATTGAGTGGGTTACAAGCGTCTCTACTGATTGGTTCTGGCGGTAAATCAAAACACACACACTACATTCTTACTGAAAGTGTAGACATTGACCGTCGCTCTTATTTTGCTAAATTACTCTGCATTGCTCTAATTGGAGATCCAGCCGTTACCAACGCGCATCAACCAATGAGAGCGCCTGGGTTCCTTCGTAGAGAAATAAAGGATAATCAATTACGAGAGAAAGAGCAATTACTAGAGAAAGTTGGCGATCGCTACACACCTGAAGCATTTAGCGAAGGGATGGAGCGCTGTTTCGAGGCTTTAGACTTCAAATTCTACGATGAGGCAGATTTTTCAGAGGAAAGATGGAAAGAACTTAAGCGCGTTCTATCGTCCAAGGATTTTAATCGCCTCAAGAAAGAGATTGAAATTAAGAGGATTCTTAGCTTAAGTGAAGAATATCTCCCAGCAAATACAAAGAAGAAGGCATCTGAAGAGAAAGCCGCTATTCGTAAAACTAAAGCAGAAACCAGTAAAGCGCTGGGCTTTAATTATATCGGTGGCGGGAGTCTGGTAGATGCCGTTAACGAGTGGAAACGCACGGGCGGCCGTAGCTTGTTTGACTGGAGCGGTCACAATTGGGACGGCGCAGATAAGCGCGGGTGTTGCCCGTGGCATGATTCCACAACAGGTACTAGCTTTTGGCTGTCTGAACTAGAAGACGGAACTGTACTTGCTCACTGCCCTACCTGTACCGATAACGAAGGCATTGACGCTCTAACTTATCAGTATTCACTCCAGTACGGCACAGTCACACACCCCACTGGTAAAGATTGGGCAGATTTTGCTAAGAAAGTGACTGGCTTTGTAGATGCTGCCCCATTCACTCCTACACCGGAAGAGGCAGAGGACTGGAAAGAGAAATATGAACGTGCGCGGGTCGAGAAAGCTATATTTAAGTTCACGCGCAAAGCTGATGTAGAAGTATCTTCTGGCTATCTCCCAAACCTTAAACTAAGCGACATTCCTTCTAGGCATCTAGGCTTAAAAGGGGATTGGGGCATCGGCAAGACAACCTTAATCTCTGGTTTATGCAAGGGTTACAACGGTAAAATCATCCAAGTTGGACACCTTAACGCACTGTTAGAGAACACCTCACCAAAGTTTCTTTGCATCCACCACAAAGCGCTCAAGGCTAACGGTGATTATGATTCATTACATAGCCGAGAGGGTAGCCGGATTGCAATTACCATTGATTCCTTAGCATCTCAGTTAGACCCCGAAAAATGGGCATGGGGTAGAAAATTCATACTTATTCTAGATGAGGTTGAGCAAGTACTAGACTACTGCCACCACTCGCAAAACATTAAAAGTAATCGCCTAGCAGCTAGAGCCAAACTGATTTGGTTGATTAAGAATGCCGAATACATTGTCAGTTCCGATCGTGATTTGTGCGACGCAAGTTTAGATTTTATCGAGGGGATTTGTGGAGACGGCAAGAAGGCTTACTTAATCCACCACACCGAGCAAAAAGGGCTTGGTAGAACGGTTAAGGTTAACACCAACACTACAAAAGACGTAGTTTTAGAGAGGATGGTGTGGGATGTTCGCGCAGGAAAGAAGATTGCGATCGCCTGTGAAAATAAAACTGACCTGCTAATGATTGAAAAAATCTTAAGCCAAGTCGGAGTTACAGACAAAGAGTTCTTTTTCGCTCATGGCGACAACTCCAACGAGAAGGGTGTTAAGGAGGTCATAGCACGGATTAACGAGGAATATACCAATTACAACATCCTCGGTTACACAATGACTCTTGGAACAGCCGTTAGCCTGGAAATTCCACACTTTGATAAGGTTTACGGATTCTTTACTGGTGATGCTTTCGGCGCAGGTAAGCAAGCGCAAATGTTATTCCGTTACCGGATTGAGTGTGAAATTGAGATTTGGGTTAATCCTCGTAAGCGCACTCTAGAGATTAGCGAAGAGAAGATGCTTAAGGACTTGACTAGAAGCGAAAAAGAAAATGGTAAGTTTCTTGCAAGGTTTGACAAGTTAGATCATCTAACTCCATTAGGTGCTTGCCCAACAATCGACGGCTCAATACCAGCATCAGAGATGGACTGGCTAATGCACGGTTTTGGCATTAGGGCACGGGAAAACGCTTCAATGGCTAATCCATCCCAAAGCCTTTGTGACCTGCTAGAAAGCGCTGGATTTGATTTAGAGATTGAATGCAGTGAAGATACAGTGAAAACCTTAGCAGGTGAAGAAGGGCGAGAGATTAAGAAAGAAATCAAGGAGAAAGATGATATTGCGATCGCCCACGCTAAACTCTTAACCGATGATGAATATAAGGAAGCACTCAAGGGTTCTGGTTCCTTGACTAAAGAGCAACGGAACGAACTTAAAAAGACTTTCTTAAATAAGGAAACGGGGCTAGAGGTAACGCCAGAGCTAGTTAAGAAGGAACGGACTAAGAACTTTACCAGCGCTGTGAAGATGCTACGGATCGTCCTTGGCAGCGAAGAAGATGCGATCGCCGCAGATTTGACCCAGGCAGAGGGTAAATCTGTAGGAGACAAGAAATATTACAGCCTACGCCGCAACCTATTCATTAAGCTCGGCGCAGTTGACTTAATTGAATACCTTATCCGTGGGGGTAGCTATGCCTCTAAAGGTGGTAATTCACTAGTAAAGGAAGTAGCAAATAATATCCGTATCAATAAGAGCGATATCAAACGCCTACTGGGGTACAAAGTGAATACTGCCAAGATTACCAAGAACGCGATCGGGGGCGAGATTGACGAAGCGCTACAAAACTACAAAGTCTCTGATGCTAATTTAGTCAACGAACTCTTGGGTAAACTTGCCATCAAACCAGCAAGCAAGGATAAAAGACTGACGACCGGGGAGACGTTCAGAATTTACTCTCTTGACCCTCAAAACTGGGATGAGATTACGGGCGTAATTGAGCATCAAAAAACGCTCAAAAACACGCCAAAATGGGAGACTTTTTTAGAGGCAAAAAAAGCTAAATTTTTAGAGGCTGAAAGCCAAGCAGGGCAAGGGCAAAACATGGCCGCACCCCCTACTAACTTTTCCTATATAAAAGACCAAGGGGGTGCGGCCATAAATCAGCCCATTGAAATGACCATCAAAAATGAGCAAAAACCACAACCGCTCCCCCAGGCTTATGAATCTAAGGAGCTACCCGATCCAACAGTGCGGATGATGGAACGACTAGCCAGGGAGTTTGACCCCAGCCTAGTGCCTTCGTTCTAG
- a CDS encoding tape measure protein yields the protein MDLGQLVIGLAGDYSQLQRDIEQAKIMALRQASQLEKNFRISPSLDTKALQSAAESAGISAGKTIAKSLESSLNSYKFSNASFKKAGQEIAKGLSAGIKQGENQVKNASAQMAVVAIDETKRKLKIRSPSKVFMDIGGDIAAGLAAGIATGGTLAIANLVESTINAARSAVDSGLAFTGDSISKYSNFKSISTQLETIQGSATAAADSLKFLRLESDRLALPMLSSAKGFASLTAATRGTALEGQKTRDIFTGIATAAREANLSNDDFNGVLLATQQIISKGKVQAEELRGQIGERLPGAFTKAAKSIGVTTSQLDKLLESGQLTAEVFLPAFTRELSNVSTANITKATDNSASALTRLNNRLDELKISLGQAIEPGVVAGLNFAQKTLSELGQAGLFDDLNKSAKDFSEYLKQNPQLAKETANIIRSALKDAIASTVELSKKLANYLSQNPTALKDATNAIGSFGKGLSDSVAYAKQMLGIFQNIGKSIDLAYDKASKLLGGTPEQQGQFKNFLKYGPAALFQSPTSPNVKSNFKAASPLAGVSLEKLLAYQPTPGQGFYGMRDGGRRRHSKIDFDSRVGAGEGAVAQAALSGSATMRQITSTSAGIDIATTDANGKRVTVVYNHLRLGDIQKLFGGQKQIQVSAGQALGRITKDALSTGAHLDFGIKVNGSYVEPQKFIRDYIQPMSKAGAVGALSSISKPTAPTATGGNWMRTIASTYGAGDGFDGQKTSSGERFNQNALTAAMNENLKKNLGVKWGDRVEAVNPANGRKVTVRITDHGPYERKDGRYVPHSTRGLDLSTAAAKEIGISLGEVAFRVLGKTNTQTPSNSKLVSSVAPPSQALAAGNQPPEIRSILEGQELKEIAARRQKFREAAAQMQQSLQQARDLEFSAVKNPSLSDRQAEEARKLQQRYDDALREAIQRQQDSQSRLGINNARMGSGSVPEQEAKDLQLQIALDKKSVTELDGVIKQLSNSRAQATKELAVFHAQQSATRQRGVNFEAMTQEVAILQAQIQGLKQLPQQSPGLDNLPKLERELSLKQTQLDLEKKIFDLSDREFKKEIDPIQAETRLEQLRRENDALLVNINAQYQASEAAIALSKARRELAATVKENTTIAEGLRSQSQLRGYGIGTGDRLAMERDATALDLKSRYAQDKFSLFERAREEQLTPTQTNGERVRLALRFNESNLLNNANYQRQSKDESITNARYLQQTDIDLLAGKAESLQGLGLDYSSRNIQKQVAVLNQGLSFQDAIAELERLRETSSLTVAEFTQAKDNLEAINNIKLESINSEFSQFSDVIKGIQTDSQSAFKDLILNTEDFGSAISKIFESILDNLASMASQMLSDQLFGTIFGMKGQGSSGDNGGFGSILSTIGGLFGSGTGGGSDFSSFLGGSDGGFSMIPGFSSGGMVGDIARSMSQERAISGYEPRLIIANVGERVLNPEETKIWNRLQSAGRLPSYASGGMVGGNGSSVQSNSNSGVNVGGISVTIAGSEAPNYNIPQLKKILEAKIQEGIKDSRRPGGSLTRGSIYGR from the coding sequence GTGGACTTAGGTCAACTCGTTATTGGGCTAGCCGGTGACTACTCTCAGTTACAAAGGGATATAGAACAAGCCAAGATAATGGCTCTACGGCAAGCTTCTCAGTTAGAGAAGAATTTTAGAATCAGCCCGTCACTTGATACTAAAGCGCTTCAGTCAGCCGCAGAAAGTGCGGGGATTAGCGCGGGTAAAACCATCGCAAAAAGTTTGGAATCTTCGCTAAATTCCTATAAGTTCTCTAACGCCAGCTTTAAGAAAGCAGGGCAGGAAATCGCTAAGGGTTTAAGCGCGGGGATAAAACAAGGGGAAAATCAAGTAAAAAATGCCTCGGCTCAGATGGCAGTGGTTGCGATCGATGAGACTAAGCGCAAGCTAAAAATACGCTCTCCGTCGAAAGTGTTTATGGACATAGGTGGCGATATCGCCGCAGGTCTAGCCGCAGGAATCGCAACGGGCGGAACACTGGCGATCGCAAATCTGGTTGAGAGTACGATTAATGCGGCTAGAAGCGCTGTAGACAGTGGGCTGGCATTCACTGGGGACTCAATCTCGAAATACAGTAATTTTAAATCAATATCAACTCAGTTAGAAACTATACAAGGAAGTGCCACGGCTGCGGCTGATAGCTTGAAGTTTCTGCGGCTAGAGTCTGATCGACTAGCGCTCCCGATGCTGTCCAGTGCCAAGGGCTTTGCTAGTCTCACCGCAGCCACACGAGGCACTGCTCTAGAAGGACAGAAAACACGCGATATTTTTACTGGCATCGCTACGGCGGCCCGCGAAGCCAATCTAAGTAACGATGATTTCAATGGTGTACTTTTAGCCACGCAGCAAATTATCAGCAAAGGGAAAGTACAGGCGGAAGAATTGCGGGGTCAAATTGGCGAGAGACTGCCTGGAGCATTCACAAAAGCTGCCAAAAGCATTGGTGTAACTACATCTCAACTAGACAAGCTCTTAGAAAGTGGGCAGCTTACAGCCGAGGTTTTCTTACCAGCTTTCACGCGAGAACTCAGTAATGTTTCTACAGCCAATATCACAAAAGCTACAGATAATTCAGCGTCGGCACTGACTAGGCTAAACAATCGCTTAGATGAGCTAAAAATAAGCCTTGGTCAAGCAATAGAACCTGGAGTAGTAGCTGGATTAAATTTCGCTCAAAAAACGCTCTCGGAACTTGGACAAGCCGGATTGTTTGACGACCTCAACAAATCGGCTAAGGACTTCTCAGAATATCTCAAGCAGAATCCACAACTCGCCAAAGAAACAGCTAATATCATTCGCTCCGCGCTCAAGGATGCGATCGCAAGCACTGTCGAATTATCGAAAAAACTCGCCAATTACTTAAGCCAAAATCCTACAGCATTAAAAGACGCAACGAACGCTATAGGCAGTTTTGGCAAGGGTTTAAGTGATTCAGTCGCCTATGCAAAACAAATGCTGGGCATCTTTCAAAACATAGGTAAATCTATCGATTTAGCTTATGATAAAGCGTCAAAGTTACTGGGTGGCACACCAGAGCAGCAAGGGCAGTTCAAGAACTTTCTCAAGTACGGCCCCGCCGCGCTATTTCAATCACCCACATCACCCAACGTAAAATCAAATTTCAAAGCTGCATCTCCCTTGGCTGGTGTCAGTCTTGAAAAACTGCTAGCCTATCAACCGACTCCAGGACAAGGGTTCTACGGGATGCGGGATGGTGGGAGGCGTAGACACTCTAAAATAGACTTTGATTCACGGGTGGGAGCGGGTGAAGGTGCTGTAGCCCAAGCTGCCTTGTCTGGTAGCGCTACGATGCGGCAGATTACCAGCACAAGCGCAGGTATTGACATTGCAACAACAGACGCAAACGGTAAGCGCGTGACCGTTGTCTACAATCATCTACGCTTAGGTGATATTCAAAAACTGTTTGGTGGTCAGAAGCAGATACAAGTCAGCGCGGGGCAAGCACTGGGGCGGATAACTAAAGATGCTCTATCGACTGGCGCACACCTTGATTTTGGTATTAAAGTTAATGGCTCATACGTAGAGCCGCAGAAGTTTATTAGAGACTATATCCAGCCCATGAGCAAGGCTGGGGCGGTTGGGGCACTGTCTAGCATTTCAAAGCCCACAGCCCCAACCGCCACGGGAGGCAATTGGATGCGGACTATTGCCAGCACTTATGGCGCGGGTGATGGTTTTGACGGTCAAAAAACCTCATCTGGGGAAAGGTTCAACCAGAACGCGCTTACCGCCGCAATGAACGAGAACCTCAAAAAGAACCTCGGCGTTAAGTGGGGTGATAGAGTAGAAGCCGTAAACCCAGCTAACGGCAGGAAGGTAACGGTTAGGATTACGGATCACGGCCCATACGAGAGAAAAGATGGTCGCTACGTTCCGCATTCTACCCGTGGTTTGGATTTGTCCACTGCCGCAGCTAAGGAAATTGGCATTAGTCTGGGTGAGGTTGCTTTTAGAGTTTTGGGTAAGACTAATACCCAGACTCCAAGCAATTCTAAGTTAGTAAGCTCGGTTGCTCCTCCATCCCAGGCACTCGCAGCAGGCAACCAACCGCCAGAAATCCGATCCATCCTCGAAGGTCAAGAACTCAAGGAAATAGCAGCCCGTCGTCAGAAATTCCGCGAGGCTGCGGCACAAATGCAGCAATCATTACAGCAGGCGCGAGATTTAGAATTTTCTGCTGTAAAGAACCCAAGTCTTAGCGATCGCCAAGCTGAGGAAGCGAGAAAACTGCAACAGCGCTACGACGACGCTTTAAGAGAAGCTATCCAGCGACAACAAGACTCACAATCTAGGTTGGGTATAAACAACGCAAGAATGGGTAGTGGGAGTGTGCCAGAGCAAGAAGCTAAAGACCTTCAGTTGCAAATCGCGCTTGATAAAAAATCTGTCACTGAACTAGACGGCGTTATCAAACAACTCAGTAATTCTCGTGCCCAAGCAACCAAAGAGTTAGCCGTTTTTCATGCCCAGCAATCAGCTACAAGACAACGTGGGGTTAACTTTGAGGCGATGACTCAAGAGGTCGCTATTCTCCAAGCGCAGATCCAAGGACTAAAACAACTTCCTCAGCAATCGCCTGGGCTTGATAATCTACCAAAGCTTGAGCGGGAGCTATCACTCAAACAAACCCAATTAGACTTGGAAAAGAAAATATTTGACCTAAGTGACCGGGAATTTAAGAAAGAAATCGACCCGATCCAGGCAGAGACGCGATTAGAACAGTTACGCAGAGAGAATGACGCGCTTTTAGTCAATATCAATGCTCAGTACCAGGCATCGGAGGCAGCGATCGCACTGTCAAAAGCCCGTAGAGAGTTAGCCGCAACTGTTAAAGAGAATACTACCATCGCTGAAGGTTTGCGTAGTCAATCCCAACTTAGAGGCTATGGCATCGGCACGGGCGATCGCCTTGCTATGGAGCGAGACGCTACCGCGCTGGATCTAAAAAGCCGCTATGCTCAGGATAAATTCTCACTTTTTGAACGGGCCCGTGAAGAACAGCTAACACCAACTCAAACAAACGGCGAACGAGTGCGGCTGGCGCTTAGATTTAACGAATCTAATCTATTGAACAATGCTAATTATCAGCGCCAAAGCAAGGATGAAAGCATTACTAACGCTCGGTATTTGCAGCAGACAGATATAGATTTGCTGGCGGGTAAAGCTGAGTCGCTGCAAGGGCTTGGGCTTGATTACAGTTCTAGAAATATTCAGAAACAAGTCGCTGTTTTAAATCAAGGATTAAGCTTTCAAGATGCGATCGCAGAGCTTGAGCGATTACGAGAGACATCAAGCCTCACTGTCGCTGAGTTCACTCAAGCCAAGGATAATTTAGAAGCAATCAACAACATCAAATTAGAGTCAATTAATAGCGAATTCTCTCAGTTCTCAGACGTTATAAAAGGCATCCAAACAGATAGCCAGAGTGCTTTTAAAGACCTAATACTTAATACAGAAGACTTTGGTAGTGCAATCTCTAAAATCTTCGAGAGTATTTTGGATAACTTGGCTAGTATGGCTTCGCAAATGCTTTCGGATCAACTATTCGGAACAATCTTTGGGATGAAAGGGCAGGGCAGTAGTGGTGATAATGGCGGATTTGGCTCAATCCTCAGCACAATTGGCGGTTTATTTGGCTCTGGCACTGGCGGCGGAAGCGATTTTAGCTCTTTCCTGGGTGGTTCAGACGGCGGATTTAGCATGATTCCTGGATTTTCTTCTGGCGGGATGGTGGGAGACATTGCCCGTAGCATGAGCCAGGAAAGGGCAATAAGCGGATATGAGCCACGTTTAATCATCGCCAACGTGGGCGAGAGAGTGTTAAATCCAGAGGAGACAAAAATCTGGAATCGCCTACAGAGTGCTGGGCGATTGCCAAGCTACGCCAGTGGTGGGATGGTGGGTGGCAATGGCTCATCAGTCCAAAGCAACAGTAATTCAGGTGTTAACGTTGGGGGCATAAGCGTTACTATCGCAGGATCGGAAGCGCCAAACTATAACATTCCCCAACTTAAAAAAATTCTTGAGGCAAAGATACAGGAAGGTATTAAGGACTCTCGCAGGCCCGGTGGTAGCTTGACTCGTGGCAGTATCTACGGGCGTTAA
- a CDS encoding Bro-N domain-containing protein, translated as MSNLTIFSFEDQEVRFVGTPENPWWVAQDVCKILGIQNVTQAISKLDDDERSMFNIGRQGDAWSINEPGLYSLVVTSRKESAKRFKKWLTSEVLPSIRKTGKYEVTTPQSDPIPQLGEREVFLLEVLKLGVDTAKYVKDDRAVLVYNTQLQNLSQRTAASLTSVTGVTTLPTLPEPKWLTLSEVLERYGFPLSQKAYQNSLGQIGKLVKSYFIAETGEAVKSVQKLVGSNHNAANIKVYPEHYHERIVDIALEYWDEKGIGIN; from the coding sequence ATGTCTAATCTAACAATTTTCTCATTTGAAGATCAAGAAGTACGTTTTGTTGGTACTCCTGAAAACCCCTGGTGGGTAGCTCAAGATGTTTGTAAAATACTCGGCATCCAAAACGTTACTCAAGCTATATCTAAATTAGATGACGATGAACGATCTATGTTTAACATAGGTCGTCAGGGCGATGCTTGGAGCATAAACGAGCCTGGGCTTTATTCTCTTGTTGTTACTAGTCGCAAAGAATCGGCAAAACGGTTTAAGAAATGGCTTACTTCTGAGGTTCTTCCATCCATTCGCAAAACCGGAAAGTACGAAGTAACCACACCACAATCAGATCCAATACCTCAGCTTGGAGAAAGAGAAGTATTCTTACTTGAAGTACTCAAGCTCGGCGTTGACACTGCTAAATACGTCAAAGATGATAGAGCGGTTTTGGTTTATAACACTCAGTTACAAAACCTATCTCAGAGAACTGCTGCATCTCTAACTAGTGTTACTGGTGTTACTACACTTCCTACCTTGCCTGAACCTAAGTGGTTGACCCTTTCTGAGGTTCTGGAACGTTATGGATTTCCTCTATCACAGAAAGCCTATCAAAATAGCCTCGGTCAAATCGGTAAGTTGGTTAAGTCCTATTTCATAGCCGAGACTGGTGAAGCCGTTAAATCAGTCCAGAAGCTCGTAGGCTCTAATCATAACGCGGCTAATATCAAAGTTTATCCTGAGCATTATCATGAGCGAATAGTAGATATCGCATTAGAATACTGGGACGAAAAGGGAATCGGAATTAATTAA